The Nicotiana tomentosiformis chromosome 2, ASM39032v3, whole genome shotgun sequence genome includes the window TGCTGATCAATGCAAATCTCAAATTGTCAAAAGTCAGAGGCCTCGCAGAAGGAAAGAGAAGACCATCCAAGTTAAGCCGCAACGGATAAAAGACAATGGGGAAGACAAGCATCAGGTGGGCAGCATAGCTGACACGAACGACATCATTGAGCAAGGAGCCTAATGGAATTCCAAGATTGGTATCGAAGTTGGCAAGCACGTCATCAAGGGTTGCATCACCAAAGAGGAGAAAACCAAACAGGCTTGTCAACACATACACAGTTGAGCAAAGAGCAAGCGAGCTTTGCACCACTGCTCTGATCTGTGTGTTGTCTTCAAGTTCATTTTCTATTGAATGAACTgcaaaactttcaattttcagaatGTTGCATTTCTAATTGTATGATGACACAGAATTAACTCTATGATGACACAGAATTAACTCTCCTATAACTATAAAATCATCTAATCTTACTAGCATTCTGATCAGGGAAAATTGGACAGGATATTAAATTGAAGTCAATCAGAGATGTCTAAGATAATATATAAAATGAAATAGTTGGTTGAATGAGTGTAAACGAAGTTCAAAACAGCACACAGTAGGATTATTAAGTTAATATCAATTCTTCAAGATGGTATGTGTTGCAAGTaataaacaaataaaatattAGGATAGACTAAAAGAAAAAAGTAAGGCAATTTAAATGAATGCAAGGATTATTAAGCTTGAATAATGAAATATCATTCACGACAGGCATTAATCATCAAGTGTTAAAATGCCCCAAATAACCAgaattttgcaataatagaactttcaatgcaTTACATTGTACCTGCACTTACATTTGAAGTTATCTTTCTGTGAACACAGAAACTATGGTGAATTTAAGTTTACCAAGGACAACTAATGATGACACCATACTATAAATACTTCAAGTAACGTTATCTCGTTTGGCAGAAAAAATCTTTATAGCTTTTTCTTTCAGTGAAGTTTAGAAATGGCAACATATGTATAACATTATAGTTGGGCTATAGGAGTACATACCATTATAGTGGCATATATATGCTGTAACGAGTATAGGAACAACTGTAAAGAGCTTAAGGAATGATGTCAGATCATACGCATCAGGAAGCAATCTGGGCATAAGAATGGTCCCATTCATTAGCTTGAATACGGTAATCCCGACAGTCACGACCAGGAATACAACAGCCAAGGCGACTGATAATGCAGATGTAAATCTCAATGAATCTGCAATAGCAATATAAGGAGCTTAGACTTGCTACACTGCATAGCTAAATTTAGGAAGACAATTCTATTGATAATGAGACTACTGCTGGATTACTCTAAACAGTTTCTGTTTAGAGGAAGAAGGATATGAGCATGAACACCAACTCAGGGGTGAATAAAATACATATCTGATGTGAATTCTACTCCACAATCACGTCtgaatgagtttttttttttttttttttttttgaggggGTGGGGGGGGAACAGATGATTGCTGAAGCATGTCATTGCAAGCTCACATTAGACACCTCAAGGTCTTAAAGCTTGTCAAACGCTTCTAAAGTGATTTAAAGAAATGAAAATTCTAAACTTATTTTTGTCTacatatttttgaaaaagagCAAGACTCCAGCCACAAACAAGATTGAGTGCTAATCCGGGCATGTATTTCTACAAAAATCATGAAATTGAATTTTATTGAATTCACCAAACAGAAACCAGGTTCCACAAATACCCAATTGATCAATTCTGAGATTCGAGTAATAGAAATAGCATTGAAGGTAAGTATTGAAAATTAAAGTGTACTTTCGAGAACCTGAGATATCTCTTGAAAAAACTCACCAATACGCTTCAAGGAAGCCAATGGCGCAAATATGCCAAGAGTGGTGACAAGAAGAATAAAGAACCGACTATTCCACCAGTGGGCCCCAAACCACTCTTCCAGGACACCAGCATGGTGAACTCCACTTGAATTTGTTCCAGAGAGCACATCACCTATAAAGAGTGATTACCATAATCTATCATGGATTAAAAAGCGAAAAAACAACCTTACATAGTTGATAAATGAATGTAAGTCTCTAAGAAGCTTCACAGCTATTAACTGATACCTACCTATGATAATCATGTATACAACAAGTACACCTATGTTGTTAACAAGTACACATATTTGGAGCAGCATCTTCCCATACTTTCCAAAGGTGTCGCCCATGAGACCCCCATAAGAAGCTGATTTAGAAGTCCTGCTAAATCTAATCAACAACTCAATCGAAGACTCTGTCAGAAAAGCCATGAAGACAATCATAGCAATCCCAAGAATAAGACCCAACGACTTCATAGTCGCAGGCAAggccatgattccagcaccaacAATTGTGGTTGATAAATTAAATACAGCCCCACTAAAGGAAGCCCCGTCAAACTCATCGAATCCAGCATCTTCCTTATGCTTTGTCGGCAATAATGGTGAATGCTCATCAACCACAGCTTGTTTGCTCTTTCGGGATTTCTTCTCATTTGCATGTTTAAGGCTTCCAATCGTCATATTCTGAAACTCTAAGAGATCGAGGCTTGTAACTACACTAACTTATAAACAGCAGCTTCAACCTTTCGGTTTCGTAAGAAAAATATCTGCACTGACAAATACCATATATCAGctattatatattattataattattattattattatcaacaacaacaatgccacTTTAATCCCAAAATAGTTGGGTCAGCTATAACAATATCAGCCATTATTATAACATTCTAACTTCCAGAAACACTGGTATCAGAGACTTAAAACACATTAGAACAATGAATTAAACTAGTGAAGCTCCAAGAATGCCATAATAGTTCACTTTTCCAAAATGAAACAATACTATggaataaaaatcaaatctttaatGAAGCCTCAAATATGAAATTCACCCTACCAATATCACTGTCAATAATTTTGATTAAGATCagtttttttttccttcctttttcagGAAGAAATCAGTAAAGCAAATAAGCACTAGACAAAATTAAACATTCACCAAAACAGCATCAACTTGATCTGCGAACTTTGAAGTACTCAGAACTTAAAACATACC containing:
- the LOC104092802 gene encoding amino acid transporter AVT6A-like, encoding MTIGSLKHANEKKSRKSKQAVVDEHSPLLPTKHKEDAGFDEFDGASFSGAVFNLSTTIVGAGIMALPATMKSLGLILGIAMIVFMAFLTESSIELLIRFSRTSKSASYGGLMGDTFGKYGKMLLQICVLVNNIGVLVVYMIIIGDVLSGTNSSGVHHAGVLEEWFGAHWWNSRFFILLVTTLGIFAPLASLKRIDSLRFTSALSVALAVVFLVVTVGITVFKLMNGTILMPRLLPDAYDLTSFLKLFTVVPILVTAYICHYNVHSIENELEDNTQIRAVVQSSLALCSTVYVLTSLFGFLLFGDATLDDVLANFDTNLGIPLGSLLNDVVRVSYAAHLMLVFPIVFYPLRLNLDGLLFPSARPLTFDNLRFALISSGLIAVIFLGANFIPSIWDAFQFTGATAAVCIGFIFPAAVTLRDRYGIATKKDKILCIFMIVLAVFSNVVAIYSDAYALIKKSSSPRE